A part of Paenibacillus sp. IHBB 10380 genomic DNA contains:
- a CDS encoding ABC transporter permease: protein MMAQVLASDFSKIRRTAIWFLVFLGPVGVIALQAVNFGLRYDYLTDLYAADLWAGVLMNVQFLVTPTIILGITIITSMIASIEHQMNSWKQLLALPITKSSVFTAKFALSVILLLISCTLLALGTAGLGVALKCGSDIPVLELIKQSFYPLFTFLPVLALQLWLAITLRNQAIPLTIGIIGTILSLYAFSLSQWIVSKWPLLVNETNVREYSVLAGIVVGLCIFSMGLFDFLRRDVN from the coding sequence ATGATGGCGCAAGTTCTGGCTTCAGATTTTTCAAAGATTCGTAGAACGGCCATTTGGTTCCTCGTTTTCTTGGGGCCTGTGGGGGTGATTGCATTGCAGGCTGTTAATTTTGGGCTACGGTATGATTATTTAACGGACTTGTATGCTGCTGACTTATGGGCTGGCGTATTAATGAATGTACAGTTTTTAGTGACGCCGACCATCATCCTTGGTATTACAATCATTACGTCAATGATCGCGAGTATAGAGCATCAAATGAATTCATGGAAGCAGCTATTGGCACTACCTATTACAAAATCCAGTGTTTTTACAGCTAAATTTGCGTTAAGTGTTATTTTATTATTAATATCTTGCACTTTACTTGCTCTGGGAACTGCTGGACTTGGAGTGGCGTTGAAATGTGGCTCGGATATTCCGGTTCTTGAGCTAATTAAACAAAGTTTTTATCCATTGTTTACATTTTTACCTGTATTAGCGTTACAACTGTGGTTAGCAATTACGCTGCGAAATCAAGCTATTCCACTTACGATTGGAATCATAGGTACGATTCTCTCTTTGTATGCGTTCAGTTTATCTCAATGGATCGTTTCCAAATGGCCCTTACTTGTGAATGAGACTAATGTACGAGAGTACTCTGTACTTGCAGGTATTGTTGTGGGCTTATGTATTTTTAGTATGGGATTATTTGATTTCTTAAGACGGGATGTGAATTAG
- a CDS encoding RluA family pseudouridine synthase, whose amino-acid sequence MNNGETAESGISILYEDNHLLGVVKPVNVPTQEDSSGDPDMLSILKQDIKDRYNKPGNVYMGLVHRLDRPVGGAMIFAKTSKAASRLSEAVRSHHFRKVYVAVVHGKLPSNQGRLTDTLLKDGSTNTVTVVPKGTAGGKDAILDYKVLGTTDRLSLIEVELLTGRSHQIRVQFSHIGCPLYGDQKYGSAVNKIGQQIALWSVFVGFSHPVTKEEVKLISSPPNQYPWDLWPQEQFKR is encoded by the coding sequence ATGAATAATGGAGAAACAGCTGAATCAGGAATTTCTATTCTGTATGAAGATAATCACCTACTTGGCGTGGTCAAGCCTGTCAACGTACCGACTCAAGAAGATTCTTCTGGTGATCCAGATATGCTCAGTATTCTCAAACAGGATATTAAAGACAGATACAACAAGCCGGGTAATGTATACATGGGATTAGTGCATAGACTCGATCGCCCTGTTGGTGGTGCTATGATCTTTGCCAAAACTTCCAAAGCCGCTTCCCGCTTATCAGAGGCAGTTCGTAGTCATCATTTTCGCAAAGTGTATGTCGCTGTAGTACATGGGAAATTACCATCCAATCAGGGAAGGTTAACCGATACTTTGCTAAAAGATGGAAGCACCAACACCGTAACTGTTGTCCCTAAGGGGACCGCTGGTGGTAAAGATGCGATTCTAGATTATAAAGTATTAGGGACGACAGACCGCTTAAGTCTCATTGAAGTTGAACTGCTGACAGGCAGATCACATCAAATTAGAGTTCAGTTCAGTCATATTGGCTGCCCACTATATGGCGATCAGAAATACGGTAGCGCCGTAAACAAAATAGGCCAGCAAATTGCTCTATGGTCTGTATTCGTAGGGTTCTCTCATCCTGTCACCAAAGAAGAGGTTAAGCTCATCTCATCTCCACCCAACCAATATCCTTGGGACTTGTGGCCGCAGGAGCAATTTAAACGGTAA
- a CDS encoding ABC transporter permease: MKTLINILGSEWLKVRKSNIWLLVFVSPILSSLLGFFTIKEEGYDYNWIMLLSTMVLLHALLFLPLLTGVFGAFVCRYEHGNGGWKQLLALPMPRTTLYMAKFIIVVILLAVTQILFMTGVLSVGCISGIKESIPWSVIVRSIYGGWIAALPLAALQLLVSVAWSSFAAPLALNVILTLPNMLVVNSEKFGPFYPWAQPVLSMIPKSQESLGAYHVSFDTLLYVILGSFIIFLSSGLVYFQRKEI; encoded by the coding sequence ATGAAAACCTTGATTAATATATTGGGTTCTGAGTGGTTAAAGGTGCGTAAATCCAATATATGGTTGCTCGTTTTCGTTAGTCCCATTCTGTCATCGCTATTAGGATTTTTTACGATTAAAGAAGAAGGATATGATTATAATTGGATCATGTTACTTTCTACGATGGTACTTTTACATGCGTTGTTATTTTTGCCACTGTTGACAGGGGTGTTTGGGGCTTTTGTATGTCGTTATGAGCATGGGAATGGAGGGTGGAAACAGCTGCTTGCACTGCCAATGCCACGTACAACGCTTTATATGGCTAAGTTCATTATCGTGGTGATCTTACTGGCGGTGACCCAAATTCTATTTATGACTGGAGTGCTTAGCGTTGGTTGTATAAGTGGGATCAAAGAATCCATCCCGTGGAGCGTGATCGTGCGTAGTATTTATGGGGGCTGGATTGCAGCGTTACCTCTAGCAGCACTTCAATTATTGGTTTCAGTTGCTTGGTCAAGCTTTGCGGCACCACTTGCACTCAATGTCATTCTAACACTTCCGAACATGTTAGTTGTTAATTCAGAGAAATTCGGGCCTTTTTATCCGTGGGCGCAGCCCGTACTTTCTATGATTCCAAAGTCACAAGAAAGCTTGGGCGCATATCATGTATCTTTTGACACATTGCTTTACGTCATTCTAGGAAGCTTTATTATCTTCTTAAGTTCAGGGTTGGTTTATTTCCAAAGAAAAGAAATATAA
- a CDS encoding class I SAM-dependent methyltransferase: protein MYVAQDWQDYELIDTGDGDKLERWGDVILRRPDPQIIWPLENETDTWRKIHGHYTRSAAGGGQWDMKKPIPERWSISYDKLKFHIRPTNFKHTGLFPEQAINWRWMMDKIADAGRPIKVLNLFAYTGGATVAAAYAGAEVVHVDAAKGMVQWAKDNLQLSGLTNKPVRFITDDVFKFVQREQRRGNKYDAIIMDPPSYGRGPGGEMWKLETSLYPFLESCMEIMSDKPLFMLINSYTTGISPTVLNNMLSMTVSRKYGGKISSGEIGLPITTSKLTLPCGILGRWEA, encoded by the coding sequence ATGTATGTAGCACAAGATTGGCAAGATTATGAGTTAATTGATACAGGAGATGGAGATAAGCTGGAAAGATGGGGCGACGTTATCCTTCGCAGACCTGATCCACAAATTATTTGGCCGCTGGAGAACGAGACAGATACTTGGCGTAAGATTCATGGACATTATACCCGTAGCGCTGCCGGTGGCGGTCAATGGGATATGAAGAAGCCCATTCCAGAACGTTGGAGTATCTCTTATGATAAGTTAAAATTCCATATACGTCCTACCAACTTTAAACACACAGGACTGTTTCCAGAACAAGCTATCAACTGGCGTTGGATGATGGATAAAATTGCCGATGCTGGACGTCCCATTAAAGTATTGAACCTATTCGCATACACAGGCGGTGCCACTGTAGCTGCTGCTTATGCAGGCGCAGAAGTCGTGCATGTCGATGCGGCAAAAGGTATGGTACAGTGGGCGAAAGACAATTTGCAGCTTTCTGGTCTTACAAATAAGCCTGTACGTTTTATAACTGACGATGTATTTAAGTTCGTACAACGTGAGCAACGCCGTGGTAATAAATACGATGCTATAATTATGGACCCTCCTTCCTATGGTCGTGGACCTGGTGGAGAAATGTGGAAGCTGGAGACAAGCTTGTATCCTTTCTTGGAGAGCTGTATGGAAATTATGTCTGATAAACCGCTCTTTATGCTTATTAATTCATATACAACGGGTATTTCCCCTACTGTGCTGAATAATATGCTATCCATGACAGTATCACGTAAGTACGGTGGTAAAATCTCATCCGGTGAGATTGGGTTACCCATCACCACTTCTAAACTCACTTTACCTTGCGGTATATTGGGCCGCTGGGAGGCTTAA
- a CDS encoding ABC transporter ATP-binding protein codes for MSEFIITTHDLSKRYGSRKVVEKVNLEINKGDIYGFLGPNGAGKTTTIRMLLGLIKPSSGSVHMFEKNLKQEKMAILRKVGSLVEYPSYYGHLTAYENLEVIRRILEVPKSRIDEVLSIVRLTKDARRSVKGYSLGMKQRLGIAAALLGQPELLILDEPTNGLDPSGILEIRELIKKMPQEEGITVLVSSHLLSEVEQMANRVGIIQEGNMLFQNSIEVLRQRAKSKIRMVVTEPEIALRTVAAVGCYAKLKESALIFEGISDEKIARTIEALVNNQHDIYRVEEITTSLEDIFLELIGEGQSL; via the coding sequence TTGAGTGAATTTATTATAACTACCCACGATTTGTCTAAACGTTACGGATCAAGAAAGGTAGTTGAGAAAGTTAATTTAGAGATTAATAAGGGAGATATTTATGGTTTCTTAGGGCCAAACGGAGCAGGGAAAACGACGACTATTCGGATGTTGCTTGGTCTAATTAAGCCTTCAAGTGGTTCTGTACATATGTTTGAGAAGAATCTTAAACAGGAAAAAATGGCCATTCTTCGTAAAGTAGGCTCACTGGTGGAATACCCTTCGTATTATGGTCATTTAACAGCTTATGAGAATCTTGAAGTTATCAGGCGCATATTGGAGGTTCCTAAATCACGAATTGATGAAGTTCTATCTATCGTTCGGCTTACTAAAGATGCAAGAAGATCTGTTAAAGGTTATTCACTTGGCATGAAACAGCGACTCGGAATAGCAGCTGCTTTGCTTGGGCAGCCAGAGCTGCTTATTCTGGATGAGCCGACCAATGGACTTGATCCTTCAGGAATATTAGAGATTCGGGAACTTATTAAGAAAATGCCACAGGAGGAGGGGATCACGGTGCTTGTATCAAGTCACTTACTGAGTGAAGTCGAGCAGATGGCGAACCGAGTCGGAATTATTCAAGAGGGGAATATGTTATTTCAAAATTCGATAGAAGTCCTTCGTCAACGTGCCAAAAGCAAAATCCGCATGGTCGTGACAGAACCTGAGATTGCATTACGTACTGTAGCGGCAGTCGGTTGTTATGCGAAGTTAAAAGAGTCCGCTCTAATATTTGAAGGTATTTCAGATGAGAAAATAGCAAGAACGATTGAAGCACTCGTTAACAATCAGCATGATATATATAGAGTAGAAGAGATCACAACCTCCTTAGAGGACATTTTCTTAGAACTGATCGGGGAGGGGCAGAGCTTATGA
- a CDS encoding GNAT family N-acetyltransferase: MLNEQQLQQIQSLQQHCEQADGLSLKLNWEMLSHRNADEKQDYLHYNHDNMLIGFLGVYRWGSQVEICGMVHQNYRRQGIFTSLWTQAIHQIQLDGYSLLLLNTPANSLSGEMFLKSIPCKYENSEYQMKWDEQVGMDNPLLPDESISQDVQVSIRKATLQDVPQLIRLDLDGFNMSLEDTQDLYLPLTEDSIQNDFMIEFNSLTVGKIRVSPIDSITWINAFTVDATVRGQGIGRRALRQVIERQRSDDNSLWLEVAVHNPNALHLYESCGFIIQEKQDYYLYTG, encoded by the coding sequence TTGCTTAATGAACAACAGCTTCAACAAATTCAATCTTTACAGCAACATTGTGAACAAGCGGATGGGTTATCTCTAAAGTTGAACTGGGAGATGTTAAGTCATCGAAATGCTGATGAAAAGCAGGATTATTTACATTATAACCACGACAACATGCTCATCGGATTTTTAGGAGTATACAGATGGGGCAGCCAAGTTGAAATCTGTGGTATGGTTCACCAAAATTATCGCCGCCAAGGGATATTCACTTCCCTTTGGACACAAGCGATACACCAAATTCAGCTTGATGGATACTCTTTACTATTACTAAATACACCTGCAAATTCATTATCGGGGGAGATGTTCTTAAAGAGTATCCCGTGCAAATATGAAAACTCTGAATACCAGATGAAATGGGATGAACAAGTTGGCATGGATAATCCCCTTCTTCCGGACGAAAGCATTTCTCAAGATGTACAGGTCTCTATTAGAAAGGCTACTTTACAAGATGTTCCACAACTCATAAGACTCGATCTAGACGGATTTAACATGAGTCTTGAAGATACGCAAGATCTGTACCTTCCATTGACAGAAGATAGTATCCAGAATGACTTTATGATTGAGTTTAATAGCCTCACTGTAGGTAAAATCAGGGTATCTCCGATAGACTCAATCACATGGATTAATGCTTTTACCGTAGATGCGACAGTTCGCGGTCAAGGTATTGGTCGCAGAGCACTACGTCAAGTGATTGAGCGGCAAAGAAGTGATGACAATTCACTTTGGCTGGAAGTTGCTGTACATAATCCGAATGCTCTCCATTTATATGAGTCGTGTGGCTTTATCATTCAAGAGAAGCAAGATTACTATTTATATACGGGTTGA
- a CDS encoding DUF1540 domain-containing protein, with amino-acid sequence MAKDVLCEVNSCRHWANENRCSATSIYIVSNNVKEAHTSAETDCKTFETK; translated from the coding sequence ATGGCAAAAGATGTACTATGCGAAGTTAATTCATGCCGTCACTGGGCTAATGAAAACAGATGCAGTGCAACATCCATTTATATTGTTAGTAACAATGTAAAAGAAGCTCACACTTCTGCTGAAACGGACTGTAAAACTTTTGAAACAAAATAA